The following coding sequences are from one Cervus canadensis isolate Bull #8, Minnesota chromosome 4, ASM1932006v1, whole genome shotgun sequence window:
- the LOC122439895 gene encoding F-box/LRR-repeat protein 21 isoform X5, with protein sequence MDIGEYPMAAVTSFRSFTVNCNLGAFFRMKRNRLPCMNEVLQSSPAVKQPKLGCCPSLSQTHMCAALLDWGNLPHHVVLRVFQYLPLIDRARASSVCRRWNEVFHIPDLWRKFEFELNQSATSYFNSTHPDLIQQIIKKHAAHLQYVSFKVDSSTESAEAACDILSQLVNCSIQTLGLISTAKPSFMNMSKTCQWMILL encoded by the exons ATGGATATTGGTGAGTACCCTATGGCAGCAGTTACTTCATTTCGTTCATTCACCGTGAACTGTAACTTGGGAGCCTTCTTTAG AATGAAGAGGAACCGTTTACCTTGCATGAATGAAGTTCTCCAGTCCTCACCTGCAGTGAAACAGCCAAAACTTGGGTGCTGTCCTTCTCTCAGCCAGACTCACATGTGTGCTGCTCTTCTGGACTGGGGGAATTTGCCTCACCACGTAGTGTTACGCGTTTTTCAGTATCTTCCTTTAATAGATCGAGCCCGGGCATCTTCTGTCTGTAGGAGATGGAATGAAGTTTTCCACATACCTGACCTTTGGAGAAAGTTTGAGTTTGAGCTGAACCAGTCAGCTACTTCATATTTTAACTCCACTCATCCTGATCTCATTCAGCAGATCATTAAAAAGCATGCTGCCCATCTCCAGTATGTCAGCtttaag GTTGATAGTAGTACTGAGTCAGCAGAAGCTGCCTGTGATATACTTTCTCAGCTGGTAAATTGTTCTATCCAGACTTTGGGCTTAATTTCAACGGCCAAGCCAAGTTTTATGAATATGTCAAAG ACATGCCAGTGGATGATCCTTCTTTGA